The sequence TTCGCGTGGGAACCTCTGCCGGCGGAGCCCGCGCCAAAGCGGTCATCGCCTGGAATCGCGCCACCAACGAAGTGCGTTCGGGGCAGATCGTGGCGGGCGATGGATTCGAGTACTGGCTGCTGAAGTTCGATGGGGTGACCGGCAACAAAGACAAGGAACTGGAAGACCCCAAGGGCTATGGCGCGATCGAGTATGCATATCACCTGATGGCACGCGCGGCGGGCGTCACTATGACTGAATGCCGGCTGCTCGAGGAAAATGGTCGTCGCCATTTCATGACGCGGCGTTTCGATCGCCTCGCGGGTGGCGAAAAATTGCACCTGCAATCGCTGTGTGCCCTGGCTCATTTTGATTTCAACCAGCCCGGCGCCTACGCGTATGAACAGGCGTTGTTGACGATTCGCCGGCTCAATCTGCCCATGGCGGCGGTGGAGGAACAATTTCGGCGAATGGTCTTCAATATCGTCGCCCGGAACCAGGACGACCACGTTAAGAACATCGCTTTCCTGATGGATAAACAGGGTCGTTGGTCGCTAGCTCCCGCCTTTGACGTTACCTACAGCTATAATCCTTCGGGAGCCTGGACCGCCACCCACCAGATGACGCTGAACGGCAAACGGGATGCCTTTTCAATGACGGATTTCCGCCAATGCGCGAAGCGCGCGATCTTGAAGCGCGGGCGCGCCGAAGCCATCATTGAGGAAGTGCAAACCGCAGTGGCCCGCTGGCCGGGGTTCGCCGCGCAGGCACGGGTCTCTGACGCTGTGAGCGCGAAAATTCAGAAAACCCACCGGCTCACCTTTCCCGCTACCTGAAATCACCTTACCTCACCCACCCATGAGAACCACCCCCTCAAAGTTTATCGTCACTGCCTGCTTGACCACCGCGCTGGTCACCAACCTGATGCAGGCGGGGTCCGTCGGGCGGGTCAATCACGCCGATCTGGCCAAGCCCGCTTACACCCTGGAGGGCGATGCCTTCGTGCGCCATAACAGCGAGCGGTTCAACAATCGGCCGCTCTATTGCAACCAGATTTCCGCCATTGTGGTGGCGGGTGACCGGCCCTTGATCCGGTATGGCAGCGGCTCCTCCCATCACGGCAACTTCATGCTCGCCCTGGCGCGCGGCCAGCAGGCTAAGTGGTTGCATGATTGTTCCGAGATCACTTCCAAATATCGGCCCGGACGCATGGAATGGATCATCAAAGACGCCGCCTTTGGCGACACCACGCTCATTCTTGAAGCCGTGCCCCCTGCTGAGGGGGCGGGTATGGCGGCGCGCCTGCGCGTCGAGCATGCTCAGCCGGGTGATCGCCTCATCTGGGCTTGCGGCGGCGCAGTGCAACTCGCCCGTGAAGCCATGGTGAATTACTGGGATGTCACCACCGCGGGCCGGGAGAAAATGCTGAGTCGCAGCTTCCAGCCCGAGGATTGTCGCACCAACCAGGTGACGCTCGCAAACGGCCGTTTCACGCTGCAAACGCCGCCCGGCAAGCGCATGGGCATCAGCGTGGGGAGTTGCAGCGCCTCCGGCAAACTCACGGTGGCGGATGCCGCCAACTGGCAGTCACCGCTGGCTCTAGCAGCCAGCACGGCCAAAGAACTGCCCATGGTGTGCGGGGTGATCTCACTCGATAAACCCTCCGAGATTTGCTGGGCCTTCCAAGGCTTTGAAGGCGCGAAGGTGGGTGATACCTCGGCGATGACGTCCCCGGCGGATTTCTTTGCCGCCGGCCTGAAGCGCGCCAAGGACATCGGCGAGCGCGTGGTGGTGAATACGCCAGATCCATGGCTAAACGCCGCCGTGGGTGCTTCCAGCACGGTGACGGATGGCGTGTATCGCAAGGGCATCTTCACGCATGCCGGTATGCGTTGGGGCGTGCCGTTGCTGGGCTGGCGCTGCATCTACGGCGGCACCGCCTATGGCTGGCATGACCGCGTCAAGGCCCAGGCTCAGTTTTGCCTGGCGAAACAGATCACCGAGTCGAAGAAGACTCAAGCGGTCGGCGATCCCAAGTGCGGGTTGGCCTGCCAGTCGCTCGATTCCCGGCTGTTCGGCAAGGGGCGGGTGGATGCCCATCATACCTGGCACTATGACATGCAGAGCCAGTTCTTTGATCAGCTCATCCATGCCTGGCGCTGGACCGGAGATGCGGAATTGGAGAAAATCCTGCGCCCCGCTCTTGAACTGCACTTGGAATATATCCGCGATTGTTTCGATCCCGATGACGATGGCCTCTACGAGAGCTACGCCAACACCTGGCCCACCGACAACCAATGGTACAACGGCGGCGGCACAGCCGAGGAAACCGCCTATGCCTACGCCGGCCATAAGGCCGCGCTGGAACTCGCCCGCCGCGCCGGGGACACAGCCGCAGTAACCCGCCACGAGGCCCGGTTGGCGAAGATCAAGAAGTCCTTTTTCGATAAGCTGTGGATTCCCGCCAAAGGCCATGCCGGAGCCTTTGTCGAGCAAGGCGGGCTCCAGCGTCTGCATGAGGAATGCTGGCTCTACAGCATCTTCTGCCCGATTGATGCCGGTCTGCTCCCCCCGGACCTCGCGGCGCAGTCGCTGTACTTTACCGAGTGGGGGCTCGAACGCGAGCAGATGCCTTATGGCGGCGAGCGCGTCTGGCCCTCCAACTGGGTGCCCAGCATCTGGTCCTTGAGGGAAATGTGGCCCGGCGACGATTACCATCTGGCCCTGGCCTATTTCCAGACCGGCTTGGCGGACGAAGGGTGGAGTGTGTTGCGCGGCACCTTCCCGCTGCTGATGTTCTTTGGCCCCGTCCCCGGCGACCTCGGCCATCCGGCGGGAGCCACCGATTTTAATGATGACGCCAGCATGTTTTGCCGCACGGTCGTCGAGGGACTGT is a genomic window of Verrucomicrobiota bacterium containing:
- a CDS encoding HipA domain-containing protein — its product is MIAKVQLWGRTIGAVSLTEGRDHAAFQYDPAFAGSGIELSPFTLPLSDRVYAFPELPRNTFYGLPGLLADSLPDKFGHALIDAWLASQGRTPESFNAVERLCYMGTRGMGALEFAPALGPKPGKATRIEIDSLVRLASEILMHRNKLKVFFLGAARKRALSDILRVGTSAGGARAKAVIAWNRATNEVRSGQIVAGDGFEYWLLKFDGVTGNKDKELEDPKGYGAIEYAYHLMARAAGVTMTECRLLEENGRRHFMTRRFDRLAGGEKLHLQSLCALAHFDFNQPGAYAYEQALLTIRRLNLPMAAVEEQFRRMVFNIVARNQDDHVKNIAFLMDKQGRWSLAPAFDVTYSYNPSGAWTATHQMTLNGKRDAFSMTDFRQCAKRAILKRGRAEAIIEEVQTAVARWPGFAAQARVSDAVSAKIQKTHRLTFPAT
- a CDS encoding DUF4450 domain-containing protein, yielding MRTTPSKFIVTACLTTALVTNLMQAGSVGRVNHADLAKPAYTLEGDAFVRHNSERFNNRPLYCNQISAIVVAGDRPLIRYGSGSSHHGNFMLALARGQQAKWLHDCSEITSKYRPGRMEWIIKDAAFGDTTLILEAVPPAEGAGMAARLRVEHAQPGDRLIWACGGAVQLAREAMVNYWDVTTAGREKMLSRSFQPEDCRTNQVTLANGRFTLQTPPGKRMGISVGSCSASGKLTVADAANWQSPLALAASTAKELPMVCGVISLDKPSEICWAFQGFEGAKVGDTSAMTSPADFFAAGLKRAKDIGERVVVNTPDPWLNAAVGASSTVTDGVYRKGIFTHAGMRWGVPLLGWRCIYGGTAYGWHDRVKAQAQFCLAKQITESKKTQAVGDPKCGLACQSLDSRLFGKGRVDAHHTWHYDMQSQFFDQLIHAWRWTGDAELEKILRPALELHLEYIRDCFDPDDDGLYESYANTWPTDNQWYNGGGTAEETAYAYAGHKAALELARRAGDTAAVTRHEARLAKIKKSFFDKLWIPAKGHAGAFVEQGGLQRLHEECWLYSIFCPIDAGLLPPDLAAQSLYFTEWGLEREQMPYGGERVWPSNWVPSIWSLREMWPGDDYHLALAYFQTGLADEGWSVLRGTFPLLMFFGPVPGDLGHPAGATDFNDDASMFCRTVVEGLFGYRPDYPNGTVTIAPQFPSTWDHASIKTPDFSLDFSGGKYRVTLAKPAALDLRLPVRAKNVTAVTVNGQPAEWNLGPAFGRSELRVRVPVSKTASVEVTVAEPLPQFAAVPLEVVAGANPHPPVGDAKLTYYATFPTNAGNHLVDALVQFGKTPQWRLFKVKVSDPKADAARAAKVLTNVPPNARWEPVNLEGRFNADVRTMFQQQYLSPRPPTCSLRLATDGYSTWQMMLDPKHKTPAIDFSQTPQLLNPQGRLLTPQGVPFQWRGDQQNILFTSQWDNWPKQATVPVGRQADAVWFLVGGFTPPMQVRIANAVLKLKYADGVVEPLELVPPFNFWSLCPYGGVDYNYARDRYSLPQDPPPTVQLGRNCRMMVLNLRLRPNVALESVTLETLSQEVMVGLMGMTLMNPR